CGCGCGTTCTTTCATCGAACAGCGCCGAGGCGCTTCGAAAGCTTTTCGAGCCGCGGGCAATGATTTCCTGAGCGGCAATGACGAGTGCCGCTCGGTCCGGCGCATCGCTCATCCGACGATCAGGCCCGCCGTTGCCTTCGCGCTGCCGACCACACCTGGAATTCCCGCGCCGGGATGAGTGCCAGCTCCGACGAAATAAAGATTTTCGAGCACGTCATCGCGATTGTGGACCCGGAAATAGGCGCTCTGCGTCAGCACGGGCTCAAGGGAGAAAGCGCTGCCCAGATGTGCGCCTAGGTCGGTTTCGAAATCCGCCGGCGTGTAATGGAAGATGGTCCGGATACGCTGGCGGATGTCAGGGATCAGCAATTTCTCGATCCGGTCGAGCACGACTTCGCGATAGGCGGCACCCTCCACATCCCAGTCGCGGTCCATCTTGCCGCGATGCGGGACGGGAGCGAGCGCATAAAAGGTCGAGCAACCCGGCGGGGCCATCGATGGGTCGGTGGCGGTTGGCTTGTGCAGGTAGAGCGAGGGATCGCTAGCTAGCACGCCATGCTTGTAGATGTCGTCGAGTAGAGGGCCGTAACGATCCGAGAACAGAATCGAATGATGCGCGATATCCGGGAAATCGCCGTCCAGTCCGAAGTGGACGACAAACAGGCTGGGGGAGAATTTCCTCCGCTTGAGCCTCTTTTCCATCGTCGTGCCACGGCGATGGCTCTTGATCAGGCCGTAGCTGTGGACGACGTCGCCATTGGTCGCGACGATGTCGGCGGCCAGCGTCCCCTTGGCAGTCCTCACGCCGGTAACGCGGTCGCCAGCCGTCGTGATTTCCTCGACGGGTTCATCGAGCCGAAGAGTCCCGCCGAGGCGTTCAAACAGGTTCACCATGCCAGCGATCAGCGCGTTGGTGCCGCCTTTCGCGAACCACACGCCGCCATCGCGCTCCAGCTTGTGAATGAGGGCGTAGATGCTGCTGGTGTTCATCGGGTTGCCGCCGACCAGCAAGGTATGGAAGCTCAGCGCTTCACGCAGCTTCTCGTTCTTCACGAAGCTTGCGACGATCGAATACACGCTCCGCCATGCCTGGTAGCGAGCCAGCGCCGGTGCCGCCTTGATCATCGAAGCGAAGTCGAGGAACGGCACTGCGCCGAGCTTGACGTAGCCCTCCTCGAAGACGCCGGCGGAGTAGCGCAGGAACTTGCGGTAACCGTCCACGTCGGCGGGATTAAGCGCCGCGATTTGCTTCGTCAGGCTGGCATCGTCGTTCGAATAGTCGAAGATCGTCCCGTCGTTCCACATCAGTCTATAGAAGGGCATTACCGGTTCCAGCGTCACGTCGTCGGCCAGCTTGTGCCCGGACAGTGCCCACAATTCCTCCAGGCAATCCGGGTCGGTAATCACCGTCGGACCGGCGTCGAAGGTGAAGCCGTCTTTCCTCCAGACGTAGGCCCGTCCACCCGGCTTGTCGCGCGCCTCGATAATCGTCGTCGCGATCCCCGCCGATTGAAGACGGATGGCCAGCGCGAGACCGCCGAAACCCGCGCCGATTACGATTGCTGAGCGGGGCCGGGTCATGCGGCAAGCGCCTTTAGGGCGCGTCCTACGGGCACCGGCGGCTTCCCGGTGAGAACCCGCAGCTTGTCAGCGAATGAAAGTCTTCCGGCGTAGAATCGGCCGATCATGTCGTCCGGGAGGCGATAAAAATGTTCGAACACACGTACCCTTTCATGAGGCTTTGCGGCCCGGAACAACATTCGGTTTAATGCGCGGAAAAAGCGGCCGGCGCGCCAGTGATCGAGAAAACGGCTTCGAGTCCATCTGGCCAGTGCGGGACCGGAAAAGTCGTCGAGGCGTGCCAGTGCCATGGCGTTCGATACCGCCAGCGGCAGCGAGTAGCCGGTCGTCGGGTGGAAAAAGCCACCCGCAATTCCCAACCGCGGCACAGGATCCTCTTTCGGCCAGAAGGCGTCAGGGTCACCATCGAGGAGCACAGGTAGAACCCCGATTTCTTCCCGAATCTCTTCGCCGTTCCAACCATTGCTCGCCGCATAATCGTGGATCCGTCGCTTAATCGTTCCAAGGTTCAGCTTGGCAGTGTCCGAGTAATACGTATCCTCGATCAGCAACCGGTCCTCGCTGAACGGCAGTGAATATAAAAAGCGATAGCCGTCGATCTGTTCGACCGTCGCGTCCATGATGATCGGCGTGGCTAAGCCGTGAGCTTCGGACCGAAGCTCGATCCCAACGAACTTCTGCCACGCGAGCTCGAGGCCTGGCATCTTCTCCGACGGCCCGCGCGCGTCGATGACTCCGCATGCCCGAACGGCCCCTCCGCCATCCACCGTGATCCCCTCTGTCCCAATCGACGCGATCCTTGTTCCGACGCGATATTGCTTCGGATCGAGCCGCTTTCGCACCAGCCGATCGAGATTCTCGGAATGAATGCTATTGTAGCCGAAGCCAAGGTTGCGGACGCGGTTGGGGAAATGGACCTGATGTGATGGCCAGCGCGCAGGCCGTAGGGGCGCGACCACCGCGGCTCCATCGGGATCGAGGTCGCCGTCGAAATAGGACCAGACGTGATTTCCGCCGAAAGTCTCTCCGCCCTCGACCAGAAGCAGCGGCAACTCGGGCCGACGCTCCGCAAGGGCTAAAGCTGCAAGAGCCCCGGCCAGTCCTCCACCGACGATGACCAGAGGATCGCGTCGCTCCATCTTCTCGCCATAGGGGGAAGCCACTGGTAAGGGAACCGTCGATGACGGCAAATCTGTCCACCTTTTGGCCCGCCGCCGCAGCTGCTGCGGCGATGACAGCGATCATGGCCGGCCGCTACTTGCTGTCGAGCGGCGGCTTCGCCCTGCTTACCAGATATCGCAAGCCCGGCCTGTATCGCGGTCTCGACGGCCAGATCCGTTCGGAGATTTTCTGGTCCCTGGTCAGCGCAGCGATCTACGGAATCCCTGCCGGAATTGTCGCCTGGGGGTGGCAGGAGCGGGGCTGGACGCAAATTTATACTCGAGCAGATGCTTACCCCCTGTGGTGGATTCCCGCCTCCGTCCTCGCCTATCTGCTGATACACGACGCGTGGTTTTACTGGACTCATCGCCTGATGCACGTTCCGTGGATCTATCGCCGCGCCCATTCCGTTCATCATGCGAGCCACCCTCCCACGGCGTGGGCAGCCATGAGCTTCCATCCGTGGGAAACGCTGACGGGCGCGGTCGTAATTCCCGCGCTCGTTCTCACCATTCCCATTCACGTCGGCGCGCTTCTAGTTGTTCTGATCATTATGACGGTGATGGGCATCACGAATCACATGGGCTGGGAGATGTTTCCTAAAGCTCTGGTTCAAGGAGCGGCAGGAAAGTGGCTGATAACTGCAAGCCATCATCAGCTTCATCACCAAAGGAACAAGTGCAATTATGGCCTCTACTTCCGCTTCTGGGATCGCCTCTGCGGCACTGATCGCGGCCTTGGCAGTTTCGAGCCCGGCCGCATCTCAAGCCGGCGGGCAAAGCCAGCAGGCCAGTCACTCGATCGCAGTGGAGATCGACGGGCTGCGTGACTCGAAAGGGGTTGTGCATATCTGCCTGACGGGTCGCGCCGACGCTTTCCCCGTCTGTGCCCCAGGATCGCAAAAGGCATCGATTCCCGCTCGGAAGGGCGCGATTCGTTACGAGTTTTCTAACATTCCCGACGGCGATTATGCCGTGGCGGCCTTCCACGATGCCAACGGCAATGGGATACTCGACAAGATGGTGGGGATGCCTCGCGAAGGCTTCGCTTTCTCACAGAACCCCCCACTTCGGCCGCGGGCCCCGACGTTCAAGGAGTGCAGTTTCACCTTGAAGGGCCACGGCGCACTCCACCTCAAGATGCGCTACATCCTCTAAAACCTTTCGGCGCGTCGTTACGGCGCCGCATCGCATTCTCATGAGGATTCGGAACCGGAACGGAAAAGCGTCGTTCATTCGCCGCGTGGTCGCTGCCGGCTCGAGGGCGGGGGTCTGGCGCACTCAGCGATCGCGCAAGGACAAATGAGGGAGATCGATAATGAAGAAAACTTTTGCTGCCGCCCTGATGGCCGGCACACTTTCGCTGGCGGCTTGCACCTCGGTCGACGATGCCCGCCTTGCGGACGTTGGAACGGGTGCTGCTGTCGGCGCGGCCGGCGGCGCGGCGCTCGGCGCTGTCGTTGGCGGCGTAAGCCCGATTGAAGGCGCAGTGGTTGGTGCAGCGGTCGGCGGACTCGCGGGCGCGGTCTGGTCGGATTCCAACAATGACGGTTATGCCGACGGCTACACGCAGAACGGCACCTATTACCAGGGTCGCCCGTCGGTTCTTGGCGGCGCAGCTACCGGCGCTGTCGCTGGCGGCGCGCTCGGCGCGGCTGCTGGAGCCGTCATTCCCGGCGTTAGCGTTCTCGAGGGCGCGATTGCCGGTGCTGTAGTCGGCGGTCTCGCCGGTGCGATCTGGGCTGACCAGAACCGCGACGGCCGAGTCGACGGCTATACCTACAACGGCCAATATTATCAGGGCACGCCAACGACGAATCCGCCGGCGTCCACGATGCCGCCGTCCACCTATTCTGGTGAGCGGGGCTAACGATCATCAAGGGTCTGCCCTTGAACGTGACTCGCGCCGGACGCCTTTCGCGTCCGGCGCGTTTCATGTTGGCAGCCTTCGCTGTCGTGGTCGCGCAAGCGCCGCTGGCGAGCACGGCGTCGGCCTACGTCGCTGCCGAAGTCGCGGCGCCTTCCATTGAAAGTTTCTACGCTACGCGCGGTGGCCGGCTGATCTGGTTCGGTCCCACACTGACCGACACCTCGGCTGCCACGGCGTTCATCGAACTGTTGCGAAGCGCCGATGCAGATGGGCTTAACCCGCAATCCTACCCGATCGCCGCCTTGGAAGATGCGATACGCGGCTTGCAGGCGAAAGATTTCCCGTCGATTGCGCGCGCGGACCGCCTGTTCAGCGAAGTCCTGGTCCGCTTCGCGCGCGACCTGCGCCGCGACTCCACGGGTGAGATGATCTGGGTCGACCAGAGTCTAAGACCTGCCGCTGCGTCGCCCGAAAAGCTGCTCAATGACTTCGCCTCGGCAGGCTCTCAGCGCGAATACATCGCGGAAATGCGGTGGATGAACCCGGTTTACGTCGGACTGCGCGATGCTCTTCTGAGCGGCGGTCAGAAGAGCGGGCAGGACCAGGTTCTGCGCTTGAATCTCGAACGCGCGCGCGTACTTCCGATGCCGATCGGGCGCTATCTCATCGTCAACGCCTCCGCTGCCCGGCTGACGCTTTACGACGGTGCGCGCGAGGTCGACTCGATGAAGGTGGTCGTGGGCAAGCGGACCCAGGCCACGCCGATGATGGCGGCCTTTATTCGCTACACTTCCCTGAACCCATATTGGAACGTGCCGCCCGATCTCACTGCGGAGCGGATTGCTCCGAACGTTGTGAAAGAAGGCCTCTCCTATCTCGAGAAGAAGGGCTATCAGGTCCTGTCGAGCTGGGGCGACGACGCCCGGATACTCGATCCCGCGACAATCGACTGGCAGACGGTCGCCGATGGCCGGGCGGAAATCCGGGTCCGCCAGCTGCCGGGCCCCGAGAACGCCATGGGGCAGATGAAATTCATGTTTCCGAATTCGCAGGGCGTCTATCTCCACGACACGCCGCAAAAGGAGCTTCTTGCCGAGGCGTCGCGAATGTTCAGTGGCGGCTGTGTCAGGCTTGAAGATGCGCCACGCTTGGCTCGCTGGCTGCATGGCCGAGCGCTCGAACCCTCGGGGGCGGCGCCGGAACA
The window above is part of the Sphingomonas sp. HDW15A genome. Proteins encoded here:
- a CDS encoding phytoene desaturase, whose product is MTRPRSAIVIGAGFGGLALAIRLQSAGIATTIIEARDKPGGRAYVWRKDGFTFDAGPTVITDPDCLEELWALSGHKLADDVTLEPVMPFYRLMWNDGTIFDYSNDDASLTKQIAALNPADVDGYRKFLRYSAGVFEEGYVKLGAVPFLDFASMIKAAPALARYQAWRSVYSIVASFVKNEKLREALSFHTLLVGGNPMNTSSIYALIHKLERDGGVWFAKGGTNALIAGMVNLFERLGGTLRLDEPVEEITTAGDRVTGVRTAKGTLAADIVATNGDVVHSYGLIKSHRRGTTMEKRLKRRKFSPSLFVVHFGLDGDFPDIAHHSILFSDRYGPLLDDIYKHGVLASDPSLYLHKPTATDPSMAPPGCSTFYALAPVPHRGKMDRDWDVEGAAYREVVLDRIEKLLIPDIRQRIRTIFHYTPADFETDLGAHLGSAFSLEPVLTQSAYFRVHNRDDVLENLYFVGAGTHPGAGIPGVVGSAKATAGLIVG
- the crtY gene encoding lycopene beta-cyclase CrtY, producing MERRDPLVIVGGGLAGALAALALAERRPELPLLLVEGGETFGGNHVWSYFDGDLDPDGAAVVAPLRPARWPSHQVHFPNRVRNLGFGYNSIHSENLDRLVRKRLDPKQYRVGTRIASIGTEGITVDGGGAVRACGVIDARGPSEKMPGLELAWQKFVGIELRSEAHGLATPIIMDATVEQIDGYRFLYSLPFSEDRLLIEDTYYSDTAKLNLGTIKRRIHDYAASNGWNGEEIREEIGVLPVLLDGDPDAFWPKEDPVPRLGIAGGFFHPTTGYSLPLAVSNAMALARLDDFSGPALARWTRSRFLDHWRAGRFFRALNRMLFRAAKPHERVRVFEHFYRLPDDMIGRFYAGRLSFADKLRVLTGKPPVPVGRALKALAA
- a CDS encoding sterol desaturase family protein, which codes for MTANLSTFWPAAAAAAAMTAIMAGRYLLSSGGFALLTRYRKPGLYRGLDGQIRSEIFWSLVSAAIYGIPAGIVAWGWQERGWTQIYTRADAYPLWWIPASVLAYLLIHDAWFYWTHRLMHVPWIYRRAHSVHHASHPPTAWAAMSFHPWETLTGAVVIPALVLTIPIHVGALLVVLIIMTVMGITNHMGWEMFPKALVQGAAGKWLITASHHQLHHQRNKCNYGLYFRFWDRLCGTDRGLGSFEPGRISSRRAKPAGQSLDRSGDRRAA
- a CDS encoding DUF2141 domain-containing protein → MHICLTGRADAFPVCAPGSQKASIPARKGAIRYEFSNIPDGDYAVAAFHDANGNGILDKMVGMPREGFAFSQNPPLRPRAPTFKECSFTLKGHGALHLKMRYIL
- a CDS encoding YMGG-like glycine zipper-containing protein yields the protein MKKTFAAALMAGTLSLAACTSVDDARLADVGTGAAVGAAGGAALGAVVGGVSPIEGAVVGAAVGGLAGAVWSDSNNDGYADGYTQNGTYYQGRPSVLGGAATGAVAGGALGAAAGAVIPGVSVLEGAIAGAVVGGLAGAIWADQNRDGRVDGYTYNGQYYQGTPTTNPPASTMPPSTYSGERG
- a CDS encoding L,D-transpeptidase family protein, giving the protein MLAAFAVVVAQAPLASTASAYVAAEVAAPSIESFYATRGGRLIWFGPTLTDTSAATAFIELLRSADADGLNPQSYPIAALEDAIRGLQAKDFPSIARADRLFSEVLVRFARDLRRDSTGEMIWVDQSLRPAAASPEKLLNDFASAGSQREYIAEMRWMNPVYVGLRDALLSGGQKSGQDQVLRLNLERARVLPMPIGRYLIVNASAARLTLYDGAREVDSMKVVVGKRTQATPMMAAFIRYTSLNPYWNVPPDLTAERIAPNVVKEGLSYLEKKGYQVLSSWGDDARILDPATIDWQTVADGRAEIRVRQLPGPENAMGQMKFMFPNSQGVYLHDTPQKELLAEASRMFSGGCVRLEDAPRLARWLHGRALEPSGAAPEQHVDMKDPVPVFITYLTAVPEEGKIAYYRDVYGRDAQALAKLGTGSTLASRH